From Candidatus Krumholzibacteriia bacterium, a single genomic window includes:
- a CDS encoding M15 family metallopeptidase gives MTALFLPLALLAMDAPDTIQAWPDTVQLAGKDFPVPDWWRGLRLGNLGDPRPRDLRRLPSILCEKGRPIYLREDAWEYFITMAFKAYRDGVYLVVNSGYRSSHTQTKIVEKRLAQGRSFRNIARSVAPPGYSEHMLGTTIDLSLGGNYKSNPAYHWLRAHGEDFGFTESYAEHSGSGIVWEPWHWRWRRPEKNPPDLLP, from the coding sequence ATGACAGCACTGTTTCTTCCCCTGGCGCTTCTTGCCATGGACGCTCCCGACACGATACAGGCTTGGCCGGACACGGTTCAACTTGCCGGGAAGGACTTTCCGGTGCCTGATTGGTGGCGAGGGCTTCGACTGGGGAATCTGGGCGATCCTCGCCCCCGGGACCTGCGACGACTTCCTTCCATCCTCTGCGAGAAAGGCCGCCCGATCTATCTTCGGGAAGATGCCTGGGAGTATTTCATTACAATGGCCTTCAAGGCCTATCGCGATGGAGTCTATCTTGTGGTCAATTCCGGCTACCGGAGTTCACACACACAGACGAAGATTGTCGAGAAGCGGCTCGCGCAGGGTCGCAGTTTTCGGAATATCGCACGCAGTGTGGCGCCCCCCGGCTATTCAGAACACATGCTGGGAACCACGATCGACCTCTCTCTTGGCGGAAACTACAAATCCAACCCGGCCTACCATTGGCTGAGGGCGCATGGCGAGGACTTCGGCTTTACGGAGAGCTACGCCGAACATTCGGGAAGCGGAATCGTCTGGGAGCCTTGGCACTGGCGCTGGCGTCGGCCCGAGAAGAATCCACCAGATCTACTGCCATGA
- a CDS encoding SprT family zinc-dependent metalloprotease, whose amino-acid sequence MEGKARLCQGAEMSVDRRSGTFRLDGRDIPYQLERRRGRRSVSLYLRPREGLLVRTPRRFPLRDIEALLREEENWIRKGLREREAWLQENPPMKFESGETLRLLGVDWSLRVERESSRKRAQVSAAGGTLVLRLPEQAEAGDVLRAWLRRLARKVLLERTRHWAEITGLHPKRITQRDNRSRWGSCSSEGSVNFNWKLVMAPPEVLDYVVVHELCHLEEPNHSSAFWNLVESVLPAYRKQRRWLREHGDRLEL is encoded by the coding sequence ATGGAAGGTAAAGCCCGGCTGTGTCAGGGTGCAGAAATGAGTGTGGATCGAAGAAGCGGGACCTTTCGTCTGGATGGAAGGGATATCCCTTACCAACTGGAGCGTCGTCGCGGGCGCCGCAGTGTTTCCCTGTATTTGCGGCCCCGGGAAGGTCTTCTTGTGAGGACGCCCCGCCGCTTTCCTCTCCGTGATATCGAAGCCTTGCTTCGCGAAGAGGAAAACTGGATTCGCAAGGGTCTCCGGGAGCGGGAGGCCTGGCTTCAGGAAAATCCTCCCATGAAGTTTGAAAGTGGCGAGACCCTGCGATTGCTGGGAGTAGACTGGAGCCTGAGGGTGGAGCGGGAGTCCTCAAGGAAGCGTGCCCAGGTAAGTGCCGCTGGAGGGACCCTCGTCCTCAGGCTGCCGGAACAGGCGGAAGCGGGAGATGTCCTGCGAGCCTGGTTGCGCAGACTCGCCAGAAAGGTTCTGCTGGAAAGAACCCGCCACTGGGCCGAGATAACGGGGCTACACCCGAAGCGCATCACGCAACGGGACAACCGCAGCCGCTGGGGCAGCTGTTCGTCGGAAGGCTCGGTCAACTTCAACTGGAAGCTGGTAATGGCTCCCCCGGAGGTTCTCGACTATGTGGTGGTTCACGAGCTGTGCCACCTGGAGGAACCAAACCATTCTTCCGCATTCTGGAATCTGGTCGAGAGCGTGCTTCCCGCTTACAGGAAGCAGAGACGCTGGCTTCGCGAGCATGGCGATCGCCTGGAACTCTAG
- a CDS encoding acetoacetate--CoA ligase — protein sequence MILWKPDPKKTSRLHDFMQKTAHSDYDSLWQWSVDSPEDFWRECWDFCGVVGEPGDRVLEDGDRMPGAKWFPEARLNFAENLLQRNDDDPAVIFRREDGFRREISFRELRSEVAALQFSFREAGLQAGDRVAAFIPNIPEAITAMLAVSSLGGIWSSASPDFGVDGVVDRFGQVEPKFLIVADAYLFKDRVYSTKEKLAGILEGLPTVEKTLVVSYVEQEPDFSAFANTESYEQFRARGEGVGEPDFPRFPFEHPLYILFSSGTTGKPKCMTHGAGGTLLQHLKEHQLHTDVGPGDRLFYFTTTGWMMWNWLVTGLASGATVVLFDGNPFYPGPEALWDFASDERLHFFGTSAKYLDACQKAGVAPARTHKLGDLRAILSTGSPLSPEGFDYVYGSIKEDLQLASISGGTDIVSCFALGCPVLPVHRGELQCRGLGMKVDVLDASGATIRGEAGELVCTAPAPSMPVSFWNDPDGSRYRAAYFERFDDIWCHGDWATLTESNGMVIHGRSDATLNPGGVRIGTAEIYRQVEKLDIIEESIVVGQDADGDQRVVLFVKLREGATLDEDLREKIRKQLRDNATPRHVPRVIAQVSDIPRTRSGKISEIAVRNAVHGRPAQNIEALLNPEALDEYRDRVELKN from the coding sequence GTGATCCTCTGGAAACCAGACCCGAAGAAGACAAGCAGGCTTCACGACTTCATGCAAAAGACTGCCCACAGCGACTATGACTCGCTCTGGCAGTGGTCAGTGGATTCCCCGGAGGATTTCTGGAGAGAGTGCTGGGACTTTTGCGGAGTGGTCGGGGAGCCGGGCGACCGGGTGCTGGAAGATGGCGACCGCATGCCCGGAGCAAAGTGGTTTCCCGAGGCCCGACTCAATTTTGCCGAGAATCTTCTTCAGCGAAACGACGATGATCCCGCTGTGATCTTCAGGAGGGAAGACGGTTTTCGCCGTGAGATTTCCTTTCGTGAGCTTCGAAGCGAAGTGGCCGCCCTGCAATTCTCTTTTCGCGAGGCGGGGCTTCAGGCCGGCGATCGTGTTGCTGCCTTCATTCCCAACATCCCGGAAGCGATCACGGCCATGCTCGCAGTTTCCAGTCTGGGCGGAATCTGGAGTTCCGCATCTCCGGACTTCGGAGTGGATGGCGTGGTGGATCGTTTCGGCCAGGTGGAGCCGAAGTTCCTGATCGTGGCCGATGCCTATCTCTTCAAGGACCGTGTCTATTCCACGAAGGAGAAACTGGCGGGGATTCTCGAGGGCTTGCCCACGGTGGAAAAGACCCTGGTGGTTTCCTATGTGGAACAGGAACCGGACTTCTCAGCTTTCGCAAACACCGAATCTTACGAGCAGTTTAGAGCACGGGGCGAGGGAGTCGGGGAGCCGGACTTTCCGCGCTTTCCCTTTGAGCACCCGCTCTACATTCTTTTCAGTTCTGGCACCACCGGGAAACCGAAATGCATGACCCATGGTGCGGGCGGGACTCTTCTCCAACACCTGAAGGAACACCAACTGCACACGGATGTCGGCCCCGGCGATCGTCTGTTTTACTTTACGACCACGGGCTGGATGATGTGGAACTGGCTAGTGACAGGCTTGGCCAGCGGTGCCACGGTGGTATTGTTCGATGGCAATCCCTTTTATCCCGGGCCCGAGGCGCTTTGGGATTTTGCCAGCGACGAGCGACTGCACTTCTTCGGAACCAGCGCAAAGTATCTGGATGCCTGTCAGAAGGCAGGAGTCGCGCCTGCCAGAACCCACAAACTCGGCGACTTGCGCGCAATTCTGTCTACGGGTTCTCCTCTATCGCCCGAAGGCTTCGACTATGTCTATGGATCCATCAAGGAAGATCTGCAGTTGGCTTCCATTTCCGGGGGCACGGACATCGTGTCCTGCTTTGCCCTGGGTTGCCCGGTTCTTCCCGTGCATCGTGGTGAACTGCAGTGCCGGGGCCTGGGCATGAAGGTGGATGTTCTGGATGCGAGCGGTGCGACCATTCGGGGAGAAGCCGGAGAACTGGTTTGCACGGCTCCCGCTCCTTCCATGCCGGTGAGTTTCTGGAACGATCCCGACGGTTCCCGCTACCGGGCCGCCTATTTCGAGCGTTTCGACGATATCTGGTGTCATGGCGACTGGGCCACGCTTACGGAATCCAATGGCATGGTGATTCACGGGCGCAGTGATGCGACCCTGAATCCAGGGGGAGTTCGAATCGGCACTGCGGAAATCTATCGACAGGTGGAGAAACTTGATATAATTGAGGAGTCGATCGTTGTGGGCCAGGATGCCGACGGCGACCAGCGTGTGGTTCTCTTTGTGAAACTTCGCGAAGGGGCGACCCTCGACGAGGATCTTAGGGAGAAGATCCGCAAACAGCTTCGGGACAATGCCACGCCTCGCCATGTGCCGCGTGTCATCGCACAGGTCTCTGACATCCCGAGAACCCGAAGCGGGAAGATCAGTGAGATCGCAGTGCGCAATGCTGTTCATGGTCGCCCGGCGCAGAACATCGAAGCACTGCTCAACCCGGAAGCTCTCGATGAGTATAGGGACCGGGTGGAGTTGAAGAACTAA
- a CDS encoding bifunctional chorismate mutase/prephenate dehydrogenase has product MSLDELRKRIADLDESILDLVSERMEVAREVGEIKSREEVPIRNYPVEARVMERFLEGSSRRGIEAELGSGLASLLIDQAVRLQSGYRDMSFKKGSGRVLVAGGKGKMGRWLCDFFHAQGYQVEVCDPGPGESEYPLRDDFAEAASRADLVILSVPILEIESMLQSLDPEHHDCLILDISSLKTPIKEPLRDAASRGLRVASIHPMFGPDAVHLIGLNIVFCDCGNALALAEAKQLFVDLGANLVELSLEEHDRRIGYVLGLAHLVNILFFRTLSASGLDYGELGQVASTTFQKQIESARDVARENPGLYFEIQCHNAETPTIADNLRNALEELLESVASGDLTRFEKLMESGRDFFLARPPLR; this is encoded by the coding sequence ATGAGTCTCGATGAACTTCGCAAACGAATCGCAGATCTTGACGAGAGTATTCTGGATCTCGTGAGCGAGCGCATGGAAGTAGCGCGCGAGGTCGGTGAAATCAAGAGCCGGGAAGAAGTTCCCATTCGCAATTACCCGGTAGAAGCCCGGGTGATGGAGCGCTTCCTTGAGGGAAGCTCCCGGCGGGGTATCGAAGCGGAGTTGGGAAGCGGCCTTGCCTCTCTTCTTATTGATCAGGCAGTGCGCCTGCAGTCCGGCTACCGCGACATGAGTTTCAAAAAGGGAAGCGGACGCGTTCTGGTGGCAGGCGGGAAGGGGAAGATGGGCCGCTGGCTCTGCGATTTCTTTCACGCCCAGGGATATCAGGTCGAAGTCTGCGATCCCGGTCCCGGTGAATCGGAGTATCCGCTTCGCGATGACTTTGCAGAGGCAGCTTCGAGGGCAGATCTCGTGATTCTGTCTGTTCCTATTCTGGAGATCGAGTCCATGCTCCAGTCTCTGGATCCCGAGCATCATGATTGCCTGATTCTGGACATTTCCAGTCTCAAGACTCCGATTAAAGAGCCTCTGCGCGATGCCGCTTCGCGCGGACTGCGTGTGGCTTCGATTCACCCCATGTTCGGACCGGATGCTGTTCACCTGATCGGACTCAACATCGTCTTCTGCGACTGCGGAAATGCGCTGGCGCTTGCTGAAGCCAAACAGCTCTTCGTGGATCTCGGGGCGAATCTGGTGGAACTCAGCTTGGAGGAACATGACCGTCGCATTGGCTATGTTCTCGGGCTTGCCCACCTGGTAAACATACTCTTCTTCCGCACTCTGTCCGCCAGTGGTCTCGACTACGGAGAACTGGGACAGGTGGCATCGACCACTTTCCAGAAACAGATCGAGTCGGCCCGCGATGTGGCGCGGGAGAACCCCGGTCTCTATTTCGAGATCCAGTGCCACAATGCCGAAACGCCGACGATCGCGGACAACCTGCGCAACGCCCTCGAGGAATTGCTGGAGTCGGTTGCTTCCGGCGATCTTACCCGATTCGAAAAGCTCATGGAATCGGGACGCGACTTCTTCCTTGCGCGACCGCCCTTGCGCTAG
- a CDS encoding CoA-binding protein, protein MQCELPENPSSPDEIRGILENYRVIAVVGLSPKPDRPSHRVSAYMQEQGYRIIPVHPIAEEILGEKAWPSLEAIPAEEGVEIVNLFRPPDKVPPHVEEAIRIKAKVVWMQEGIVNNEAAKRAKEAGLEVVQGRCLLKEHKLL, encoded by the coding sequence ATGCAATGTGAGTTACCCGAAAACCCGAGTAGCCCGGATGAGATTCGCGGCATTCTGGAAAACTACCGGGTGATTGCCGTCGTCGGCCTGAGTCCGAAGCCCGATCGACCCAGCCACCGGGTCTCGGCCTATATGCAGGAACAGGGTTATCGCATCATTCCCGTACACCCGATTGCCGAAGAAATCCTGGGCGAAAAAGCCTGGCCCAGCCTGGAGGCTATTCCTGCCGAAGAGGGCGTGGAAATCGTCAATCTGTTCCGTCCTCCGGACAAGGTTCCTCCTCATGTGGAAGAGGCCATTCGCATCAAAGCAAAGGTGGTCTGGATGCAGGAGGGCATCGTGAACAACGAAGCCGCGAAACGGGCAAAAGAGGCGGGGCTTGAGGTTGTGCAGGGTCGTTGCCTTCTCAAGGAACACAAGCTTCTCTAG
- a CDS encoding thioesterase family protein — MSEEHRCSVKVRYAETDQMKVLHHSVWPVYWEVARGAFMKSLGFPYGELEKHHGIYFPVLSLGAEILAPAYFEDDIELRTRLSKLGRVKLRFEYEGWRGEDLLARGHSQHGVIDLDWKPQRLPEELARELEKHHAM, encoded by the coding sequence ATGTCTGAAGAACATCGTTGCAGCGTCAAGGTTCGCTACGCGGAAACCGACCAGATGAAGGTACTCCATCATTCTGTCTGGCCGGTCTACTGGGAAGTGGCTCGCGGAGCCTTCATGAAGAGCCTCGGCTTTCCTTACGGTGAACTTGAGAAGCATCACGGAATCTATTTTCCTGTGCTGTCTCTCGGGGCGGAGATCCTCGCGCCGGCATATTTCGAGGACGACATTGAACTTCGAACACGATTGAGCAAACTGGGGCGGGTCAAGCTGCGCTTTGAGTACGAGGGTTGGCGCGGAGAAGACCTTCTCGCCCGAGGGCACAGCCAGCACGGCGTGATTGATCTGGACTGGAAGCCCCAGCGACTGCCCGAGGAACTGGCCCGGGAACTGGAGAAACACCATGCAATGTGA
- a CDS encoding NAD-dependent deacylase translates to MSLSLREYSRVVFFTGAGLSAESGVPTYRGSGGIWDSYDYRDYACQSAFERDPGKVLDFHEERRSVALSCEPNDAHRRIARFASGSSSSLILTQNIDGLQQRAGAGRVLELHGSLWRLRCDPCGKVREDLASPQYSTRHCDCGRILRPDIVWFEDLLDSSLLESAVRAISDCDCLLSVGTSASVYPAAELPLIAMQAGATTIEINLEETPLSPLYHHSLQGKASEILSELIS, encoded by the coding sequence ATGAGCCTCTCGCTCCGGGAATACTCGCGAGTTGTTTTTTTCACCGGAGCGGGCCTGAGCGCAGAAAGTGGAGTGCCCACCTATCGCGGGAGCGGCGGCATTTGGGACTCCTATGACTATCGGGACTATGCCTGTCAGTCGGCCTTCGAGCGCGATCCCGGCAAGGTGCTGGACTTTCATGAAGAGCGGCGAAGCGTGGCCCTGTCTTGCGAGCCGAATGATGCGCACCGGAGGATCGCCCGCTTTGCTTCCGGGAGTTCTTCTTCCCTTATCCTGACCCAGAACATCGACGGACTTCAGCAAAGAGCGGGCGCAGGCAGGGTTCTGGAACTGCACGGGAGCCTGTGGCGGCTTCGTTGCGATCCCTGTGGCAAGGTTCGCGAAGACCTGGCAAGCCCCCAATATTCCACGCGTCATTGCGACTGTGGCCGCATTCTACGCCCGGACATTGTCTGGTTTGAGGATCTTCTGGATTCTTCCTTGCTCGAATCGGCGGTTCGCGCCATCAGCGACTGCGACTGTCTGCTCAGCGTCGGCACTTCAGCTTCGGTCTACCCGGCGGCAGAGTTGCCCCTGATTGCCATGCAGGCTGGGGCGACGACCATCGAGATCAATCTTGAGGAGACACCGCTCTCCCCGCTCTACCACCACAGCCTTCAGGGCAAGGCTTCGGAAATCCTGAGCGAACTGATTTCCTAG
- a CDS encoding glycerol-3-phosphate dehydrogenase/oxidase — translation MASEYDLVIIGGGIQGAGVAQAAAASGYQTLVLEQYPSLAQGSSSRSSKLIHGGLRYLETRQFSLVRESLRERALLLKLAPNLVRLMPFHIPVYQPMNRGPLKIRAGLSLYAALGGMLEENRFEKLPRREWRNLDGLNEKKLKAVFRYRDAQTDDAALTRAIMASAQSMGAELLLSTPLEKARCHHGQWILSIREGDQPRELRCKALVNAAGPWVNRVLEKIKPAHEVLKVELVQGSHLVLPGQLEKGSYYVEAEDGRAIFTIPWRGNILLGTTETPWNTDPAATFPLDAELDYLLESHARFFPSKTCSRKDVVASFAGLRVLPHDAKRPFARSRDAILKTLAPVNLLSIYGGKLTTYRATAESVMKMLAPGLPDRSPLADTRTLKLEPVD, via the coding sequence ATGGCGAGTGAATACGATCTGGTCATCATTGGCGGCGGCATTCAGGGTGCCGGCGTGGCGCAGGCCGCCGCAGCTTCCGGCTACCAGACACTGGTTCTGGAACAGTATCCGAGTCTCGCTCAGGGCAGTTCCAGCCGTTCGAGCAAACTGATTCACGGGGGGCTGCGTTATCTGGAAACCCGACAGTTTTCCCTGGTGCGCGAGAGCCTCCGCGAACGGGCGCTTCTTCTGAAACTTGCTCCCAACCTTGTTCGACTCATGCCTTTTCACATTCCCGTTTACCAGCCCATGAATCGAGGCCCCCTGAAGATCCGCGCGGGGCTTTCGCTCTATGCTGCGCTTGGGGGAATGTTGGAGGAGAACCGTTTTGAGAAACTGCCACGAAGAGAGTGGCGGAACCTGGATGGCTTGAACGAGAAGAAGCTGAAGGCCGTCTTCCGCTACCGGGACGCACAGACCGATGACGCAGCCCTCACGCGCGCGATCATGGCCTCTGCGCAATCCATGGGCGCAGAACTTCTCCTGTCTACTCCTTTGGAGAAGGCTCGCTGCCATCATGGACAGTGGATCCTGTCGATACGGGAAGGCGATCAGCCCCGCGAGTTGCGCTGCAAGGCACTGGTCAATGCGGCGGGTCCCTGGGTAAACCGTGTGCTGGAGAAGATCAAGCCCGCGCACGAGGTCCTGAAGGTGGAACTCGTGCAGGGAAGCCATCTGGTCTTGCCCGGACAGTTGGAAAAAGGTTCTTACTATGTCGAAGCGGAAGACGGTCGAGCAATCTTCACCATTCCCTGGCGGGGGAACATTCTTCTTGGCACAACGGAAACGCCATGGAACACCGACCCTGCGGCGACCTTCCCCCTGGACGCAGAACTTGACTACCTTCTGGAAAGCCATGCCCGTTTCTTCCCTTCCAAAACCTGTTCGAGAAAGGATGTGGTTGCCTCTTTTGCGGGGCTTCGGGTCTTGCCCCATGATGCGAAACGCCCCTTTGCCAGAAGCCGCGATGCCATTCTTAAAACCCTGGCTCCCGTCAATCTTCTCAGCATCTATGGAGGAAAGCTCACCACCTACCGCGCGACCGCCGAAAGCGTGATGAAAATGCTTGCTCCGGGCTTGCCCGATCGCAGTCCTCTGGCCGATACTCGGACCCTGAAACTGGAACCCGTGGACTGA
- the guaB gene encoding IMP dehydrogenase codes for MSEAVLPVGLTYDDVILKPAHSAIHPREASLESRLSRNISLNIPMVSSAMDTVTETDMAIAMAREGSLGVIHKNLSPERQAEQVDQVKRSESGMITRPITLSPRALVAEAMELMRRYRISGVPITESGKLVGILTNRDLRFNDSPNTPVSELMTRENLVTVREGTTLDEAKALLHQHRIEKLPVVSEDGELRGLITVKDIQKKIDYPLACTDEKGRLRVGAAIGVGEDLEVRLPLLLQSQVDLLLIDTAHGHSENVIQAVRRAKELAPEMDVVAGNIATAEGAKALIEAGVDGVKVGIGPGTICTTRVVSGIGVPQITAIFDVAAVTREAGIPMIADGGIKYSGDITKALAAGADTVMIGSLFAGTSESPGETILFEGRSYKVYRGMGSLDAMKEGTGDRYRQDGVEESKLVPEGIVSRVPFKGPVRNTVYQLTGGLRSGMGYIGARDLDDLRKKAEFLQVTASGLREAHPHDVTIIKEAPNYQIG; via the coding sequence ATGAGTGAAGCTGTCTTGCCCGTCGGCCTGACCTATGACGATGTCATTCTGAAACCCGCTCACAGTGCGATTCATCCGCGCGAGGCTTCTCTTGAAAGTCGCTTGAGCCGCAACATCTCTCTGAACATTCCCATGGTTTCTTCGGCCATGGACACGGTCACCGAAACGGACATGGCGATTGCCATGGCTCGCGAGGGAAGCCTGGGTGTGATCCACAAGAATCTCTCGCCCGAGAGGCAGGCCGAACAGGTAGACCAGGTCAAGCGATCCGAGAGCGGCATGATCACGCGACCCATCACTCTCTCTCCGCGTGCCCTGGTCGCAGAGGCCATGGAACTGATGCGCCGCTACCGAATCTCCGGTGTGCCGATCACCGAAAGCGGGAAACTCGTCGGCATCCTCACGAACCGTGACCTGCGCTTCAACGACAGCCCGAACACGCCGGTCAGTGAACTGATGACCCGCGAGAACCTGGTCACCGTGAGGGAAGGAACCACTCTCGACGAGGCCAAGGCTCTTCTCCACCAGCATCGCATTGAGAAACTCCCCGTTGTCAGTGAGGATGGGGAGTTGCGAGGGCTGATCACGGTCAAGGATATCCAGAAGAAGATTGACTACCCGCTGGCCTGCACGGATGAAAAAGGGCGGCTCCGCGTCGGCGCAGCCATTGGCGTAGGAGAGGATCTGGAAGTCCGCCTCCCTTTGCTGCTGCAAAGTCAGGTAGACCTTCTGCTGATCGACACAGCCCACGGGCACAGTGAAAACGTCATTCAGGCGGTAAGAAGAGCCAAGGAGCTGGCACCGGAGATGGATGTCGTGGCCGGCAACATTGCCACGGCAGAAGGTGCAAAAGCCCTGATCGAAGCGGGAGTCGACGGCGTAAAGGTCGGCATCGGTCCCGGGACCATTTGCACGACCCGCGTTGTCAGCGGCATCGGTGTTCCCCAGATCACGGCCATCTTCGATGTGGCCGCCGTCACCCGCGAAGCCGGCATTCCCATGATCGCTGACGGGGGCATCAAGTACAGTGGCGATATCACAAAGGCCCTGGCTGCAGGAGCCGACACGGTCATGATCGGAAGTCTCTTTGCCGGAACCAGCGAAAGTCCCGGAGAAACCATCCTCTTTGAAGGCCGAAGCTACAAGGTCTACCGGGGCATGGGCAGTCTGGACGCGATGAAGGAAGGTACCGGCGATCGTTACCGACAGGACGGTGTGGAAGAAAGCAAATTGGTGCCCGAAGGGATCGTCTCCCGCGTTCCCTTCAAGGGCCCGGTGCGCAATACCGTCTATCAACTCACCGGCGGACTTCGCTCGGGCATGGGTTATATCGGGGCAAGAGATCTGGATGATCTGCGCAAGAAGGCGGAGTTCCTGCAGGTGACTGCCTCCGGCTTGCGGGAAGCTCATCCCCACGATGTGACCATCATCAAGGAAGCCCCCAACTACCAGATTGGCTAG
- a CDS encoding glycerophosphodiester phosphodiesterase family protein translates to MDADHLVAHRGDPKRYPENTRVSLEAAVSAGARFLEFDIQFSADGVPVLFHDADLQRCSNGSAAIAEQAWEELAKLSAGEPLRFGERFASERIPRLDDTARWLAGNPDVFSFVELKREVLDHFTREEVLERLAVDLQPIRGRFSLITFDHDLLALARSRGFDQIGWVLENLQCRTLAESLAPDELFIDRAKLDADFQPWPGPWKWAVYCVDKREELQGWMARGFHYVESNCIGELLEGSAHGE, encoded by the coding sequence ATGGACGCAGACCACCTTGTTGCCCACCGCGGCGATCCAAAGCGATACCCCGAGAACACGCGTGTCTCTCTTGAGGCTGCCGTCTCGGCGGGGGCCCGCTTTCTGGAGTTCGACATTCAATTCAGCGCCGATGGCGTGCCGGTCCTGTTTCACGATGCCGATCTGCAGAGGTGCAGCAATGGAAGCGCTGCGATCGCAGAGCAGGCCTGGGAGGAACTTGCCAAGTTGAGTGCCGGGGAGCCGCTTCGTTTCGGTGAACGCTTTGCTTCAGAAAGAATCCCCCGGCTCGACGACACCGCTCGCTGGCTCGCCGGCAATCCCGATGTCTTTTCCTTTGTGGAACTCAAGCGGGAGGTTCTCGATCATTTCACCCGGGAAGAGGTTCTCGAGCGACTGGCCGTGGATCTCCAGCCAATCCGGGGTCGCTTCAGCCTGATTACCTTCGACCACGATCTGCTCGCTCTCGCGCGCTCCCGGGGCTTCGATCAAATCGGCTGGGTGCTGGAAAACCTGCAGTGCCGCACGCTCGCCGAGTCGCTTGCCCCGGATGAGCTCTTCATTGACCGCGCAAAACTGGACGCAGATTTTCAGCCCTGGCCGGGGCCATGGAAATGGGCGGTCTATTGCGTGGACAAGCGAGAAGAACTGCAGGGATGGATGGCCCGGGGCTTTCATTATGTAGAGAGCAACTGCATTGGCGAACTTCTGGAAGGAAGCGCGCATGGCGAGTGA
- a CDS encoding diacylglycerol kinase family lipid kinase — protein MRDTLFIANPVAGRGLGGKRSRELRKLLSSQDLDYELHMTTAPGDARRVAEAEAANYSRIVALGGDGTIQEVANGLVRARMDAATPHPSPFASLGILPAGTGNDLVKALGIPRKLEQSLERLLQAKEKPLDIGRLRYRIADDTVERERIFTNNMGLGFEGQIVRVAEAIRLPLRGQALYGYALVKMLPRLCRPQMTLTFSDEKIEGEFLLLSVGNGHSCGGGFLLTPDASPHDGQLDFCLLDAQTPARVLRFLPKAMKGKHIDVEGVRMRRAPSLQVDIPEGTFAHADGELLSERCTRMNIEILPGFLPVLV, from the coding sequence ATGAGAGATACCCTCTTCATCGCAAACCCCGTGGCCGGTCGCGGTCTGGGCGGAAAACGAAGCCGGGAACTTCGGAAGCTCCTGTCCTCGCAAGACCTGGACTACGAACTTCACATGACGACGGCCCCGGGCGATGCACGAAGGGTCGCGGAAGCAGAAGCCGCGAACTACTCCCGCATCGTGGCTCTCGGGGGTGACGGTACCATTCAGGAAGTCGCCAACGGTCTCGTACGCGCCCGGATGGATGCAGCGACCCCCCATCCCTCACCCTTTGCCAGTCTTGGAATCCTGCCGGCGGGAACCGGCAATGATCTGGTCAAGGCTCTCGGCATTCCCAGAAAACTTGAGCAATCGCTGGAGAGACTTCTTCAGGCCAAGGAAAAGCCTCTGGACATCGGGCGACTTCGTTACCGCATTGCTGACGACACGGTTGAGCGCGAACGGATCTTCACCAACAACATGGGCCTGGGCTTCGAAGGCCAGATCGTGCGCGTGGCGGAGGCGATCCGCCTGCCTCTTCGCGGCCAGGCTCTCTACGGCTATGCCCTTGTGAAGATGCTGCCCAGGCTTTGTCGCCCTCAGATGACCCTGACTTTCAGTGATGAAAAGATCGAAGGCGAGTTTCTCCTGCTCAGCGTGGGGAACGGCCATAGCTGCGGTGGCGGCTTTCTCCTGACCCCGGACGCCTCTCCCCATGACGGGCAACTGGACTTTTGTCTTCTGGACGCACAAACTCCCGCGCGCGTTCTTCGTTTTCTGCCAAAGGCCATGAAGGGGAAACACATTGATGTCGAAGGGGTGCGTATGCGTCGTGCGCCGTCCCTGCAGGTTGACATTCCCGAAGGCACCTTCGCCCACGCCGACGGGGAACTGCTCAGCGAGCGATGCACCCGGATGAACATTGAAATCCTGCCGGGATTCCTGCCGGTTCTTGTATAA